One region of Luteolibacter sp. Y139 genomic DNA includes:
- a CDS encoding dihydrofolate reductase: protein MTRLIAIVAMTPERVIGRDGTLPWHLPEDLAFFKRTTSGHPIVMGRKTYDSIGRPLPKRRNIVVTRDPAWSAEGVEVIHTPEELSTLDLAGDVFIIGGSGIYAAFLPQLDELLVSHVHLPYPGDTRFPEFAHLFQTPELVESHEAFDVFRYRRP, encoded by the coding sequence ATGACCCGCCTGATCGCCATCGTCGCCATGACCCCGGAACGGGTGATCGGTCGCGACGGAACCCTGCCATGGCACCTGCCGGAGGACCTCGCCTTCTTCAAGCGCACCACCTCCGGGCACCCCATCGTCATGGGCCGGAAAACCTACGACTCGATCGGCCGGCCACTGCCGAAGCGCCGGAACATCGTCGTCACCCGTGATCCCGCATGGTCCGCAGAAGGCGTGGAAGTCATCCACACCCCGGAGGAGCTTTCCACGCTCGACCTCGCGGGCGACGTCTTCATCATCGGCGGGTCGGGCATCTACGCGGCTTTCCTGCCGCAGCTCGATGAACTCCTCGTTTCCCACGTCCACCTTCCCTACCCCGGCGACACCCGTTTTCCCGAATTCGCCCATCTCTTTCAAACTCCCGAACTCGTCGAATCGCACGAAGCTTTCGACGTCTTTCGCTACCGCCGACCCTAA
- a CDS encoding peptide chain release factor family protein has translation MVSPEKQAALDARMAKLRIAEDDLVEKFILGSGAGGQKINKTSSCVYLKHIPSGIEVKCQSHRSREMNRFQARHELCDRLEGNRREKVQAAIDAAEKNRRQNRPLSRRSKQRSVEEKRRNSQKKSQRRHTGKDD, from the coding sequence TTGGTTAGCCCCGAAAAGCAAGCCGCCCTCGACGCCCGCATGGCCAAGTTGCGCATCGCGGAGGACGACCTTGTCGAGAAGTTCATCCTCGGCTCCGGCGCGGGCGGACAGAAGATCAACAAGACCTCGTCTTGCGTCTATCTCAAGCACATCCCCAGCGGCATCGAGGTGAAGTGCCAGTCTCACCGCTCTCGGGAAATGAATCGCTTCCAGGCTCGCCACGAACTTTGTGACCGGCTCGAAGGGAATCGCCGCGAGAAGGTCCAAGCGGCCATTGATGCCGCTGAGAAAAACCGCCGCCAAAACCGCCCTTTGTCGCGTCGTTCCAAGCAGCGCTCCGTTGAGGAAAAACGCCGGAATTCCCAAAAAAAGTCACAAAGACGACACACGGGAAAAGATGACTAG
- a CDS encoding DUF3127 domain-containing protein: MAQTFELEGTLKHLFDTQTFASGFAKREFVVEVPDGKYPQMLKFECVKDKISMLDDVKIGDAVKIAFDIRGSEYKERFYVNLNAWKLTKADGGSSSGGSDEGGRYNSSLDSQFDNEPDASDDIPF; the protein is encoded by the coding sequence ATGGCCCAGACATTCGAACTCGAAGGCACCCTCAAGCACCTCTTTGACACCCAGACCTTCGCCAGCGGCTTCGCCAAGCGCGAGTTCGTCGTCGAAGTCCCGGACGGCAAGTATCCTCAGATGCTCAAGTTCGAGTGCGTGAAGGACAAGATCTCCATGCTCGACGACGTGAAGATCGGCGACGCGGTCAAGATCGCCTTCGACATCCGCGGCAGCGAATACAAGGAGCGCTTCTACGTGAACCTCAACGCCTGGAAACTCACCAAGGCCGACGGCGGCTCCAGCAGCGGTGGCAGCGATGAAGGCGGCCGCTACAACTCCAGCCTCGACTCCCAGTTCGACAACGAACCGGACGCCTCCGACGACATTCCGTTCTAA
- a CDS encoding thymidylate synthase — translation MKAYLDLLRDVLQNGEERSDRTGTGTHSVFGRQVRYDLREGFPCLTTKKLHLRSIIHELLWFLKGDTNIAYLQENGVRIWDEWADESGDLGPVYGRQWRSFPAPDGREVDQIAELVHGLRGDPHSRRHLVVAWNPGEVNRMALPPCHCLFQFFVHDPDSDRPGLSCQLYQRSADLFLGVPFNVASYALLTMMLAQVCGYEAREFVHTFGDLHLYKNHLDQAREQLTRAPRALPKMWINPKVRELDDFTFDDFRLENYDPHPHIKAEVSV, via the coding sequence ATGAAAGCCTACCTCGATCTCCTCCGCGACGTCCTCCAGAACGGCGAGGAACGCTCCGATCGCACCGGTACCGGTACGCATTCTGTCTTCGGCCGTCAGGTCCGCTACGATCTCCGCGAGGGCTTCCCCTGCCTCACCACCAAGAAGCTCCACCTCCGCTCGATCATTCACGAGCTGCTGTGGTTCCTGAAAGGCGACACGAATATCGCCTACCTGCAGGAAAATGGCGTCCGCATCTGGGACGAGTGGGCGGATGAAAGCGGCGATCTCGGCCCGGTCTACGGCCGCCAGTGGCGCTCCTTCCCCGCGCCGGATGGCCGCGAAGTCGACCAGATCGCCGAGCTCGTCCACGGCCTCCGCGGCGACCCTCATTCCCGCCGTCACCTCGTCGTCGCGTGGAACCCCGGCGAGGTCAACCGCATGGCCCTGCCGCCCTGCCACTGCCTGTTCCAGTTCTTCGTCCACGATCCGGATTCGGATCGCCCGGGCTTGTCCTGCCAGCTCTACCAGCGCTCGGCGGATCTCTTCCTCGGCGTCCCCTTCAATGTCGCCTCCTACGCGCTGCTGACGATGATGCTCGCCCAAGTCTGCGGCTACGAGGCCCGCGAATTCGTCCACACCTTCGGCGACCTCCACCTTTACAAGAACCACCTCGACCAAGCCCGCGAGCAGCTCACCCGCGCGCCGCGCGCATTGCCGAAAATGTGGATCAATCCGAAGGTCCGCGAACTCGACGACTTCACCTTCGACGACTTCCGTCTGGAGAACTACGATCCCCATCCGCACATCAAGGCGGAGGTCTCGGTCTGA